The Astyanax mexicanus isolate ESR-SI-001 chromosome 8, AstMex3_surface, whole genome shotgun sequence sequence GTAGCCTGACCGCTAGCCATTCAGAAGTGTCTTAATTAGCCCCTCAAGCCTACATTTGGGAACAGTTAGCCAGCTAGTTCTTTAAGCTAGAAGCATTAGCCTAAAAGCAGGGCCAACAGAGCTGAATTGCTGAGCCAGTTGCACTGGTTGTATTAAGGGCAGGAagattttacttttaaaactgGAAAAACAATCTTTTAAAGACAAAGTGGGCGAAGGGTCAAACTGCTTTTCTGAAAACCTACAAAAGCAATACAGGACTACTTCCAAAAACATTTTCTACTTTTCCTAATAGGTTTAGCTAATAATGAGCCTCAAGGTAAGCATTCTGCAGCTTACACTTGAGAAAGTCACTactgttaaaatagataatactGGAGAATAAAGCAAGAATATTCAAAAAGAGCTTTTCCCTGCCATCAGTTTCTGGTTTATAGGaacaactttgtttaaaaaaattatatatttttatatatattatttgtgtgAAATTTCACATTCACCAATGTAATTTTTGAGCTTCAAAGGTAGTTTTGTATCCTTGCCAGTGTCTGAAAGTGGGCAGTAATGTTGTATCGAAACAAATCACTACCCACAACATTCAAAAAGAGAGTATCTAGTATTTAGTTCCAGATTAGACAGAgtgtaaattttatttttaaccaaACCGAGTTTcttgatttttgttttaaaagtcCTGTGGAAACGAGACAGCACTCGTACAAAGAAAGGTGCTTTAGATGGTTCTTTGAGTAATGCagtaaaaaaactattttgattCCATATCTGtactaatggaaaaaaaattataaaatatatatgtttaggtATAAAAAATCTTTTACATTAAGTGAAAGATTATTTCACGTTAGGTTCTTTATAAAAATCAAAGTGGGTCTTCTACAGCATCGTTTAAAGAAGGAGttaaagcacatttatttttaagagtgtgcgGGAGGTAAGTTGGCATTGTATATAAATTAGAGGAATGTACTTATAAGGGAAGGAAAATATGGACCAATAATTCTACAGTATAGCGCTGGTTGGATAATATTTTTAGAGAAGCACTCGTAAAAATGTgactctctatctctgtcttttaCACTCTCACATGCACAAAATATACATTGACAAAAAACTCCCCCATTATGACAATTCTAGTTAAGAGCAGCATAAAACATATACCACAAAGTTCATCAAACATATTGACATGAATCATTCgatcatctttttttctttttctttttttttaacacccaTTTGGATACAACATCTGCCGTAAAGCAGTTTTGGCCTTTCACAATTACAGTAACAATGttgaactttatttttttttactttaatcacaTAGACTAAGCCTGAGGCTGTtttgcgacacacacacacacccacacacacacaagaaattCAAAAATGGAAGAGATTCAAAAACGCTTATAAGTACTGGATGCAGTTGCGGTTAATTACAGGGTGTCCTCCTGTGTTTTCACAGACATACGCACCTCTTTAGTGCACCCTCACCCTGCAAAGCAGAGGCAGAGGCTCTTTTCCTGTCATCATAACATGGTGGAAAGCACCAGCACAGTCTGAAGACACAGACGAGGGATCCCAAATCAGAGGTGGATGCACTCTCTCATTCTGTTTCTGTTCATTATAAGTCTGAGAGCCCCTCTTCGCTCCGTAACACCTCCTGAGCTGAGCTGGAGAGCAGGTCGCTCTCACCAGGATGAGTAAAGGAGGACATGTTCCAGTGAGGGGTCCGATCCATAAGCTGAGCAACTCTTTAGGATAACGGTTCTCAACCCCAGTCTTGGAAACTCACTGCCCTGCACAGTTTCAATTATTTCTCAACAGGTTGATAAGCGTTCAAACTCTTTGTGAGCTGCTGGTCTAGTTGTGGCCATTATCAATAATACCAAAAATATCATCTCAAAAGGGTATCATATGCAGTTCTTGGCTGGGTTAATTAATTAGTATATAACCTTTGTTGTGAAGTTCTGAAAGGTTTTTCATGtgtataaataatgttttttcaaGAAGCATCCATTGTTAAGTATAGGAACAAAATGGGTCTGTAATGGCATCACTAAGCTTTTTTAGGCACATTTATTTTATAAGCATGTATAGTGGGAGTCAGAAGTGAAATCTAAAGCTATTAGTTATTATTAAATAGAACCGGTGAAAATGCTATTATTTTGGACTATTTTCCATTTTGTAAATTGCATAAAATTGGACATTAAACTAGACGTAATATTTTAACATTCATTTCAGAAGTTCAGAAGTTGGTGTGGTGTGTCCCATGTTTGCTTTAATGACAACATGCACTTAAGATAACAATTTTGTACATAATGAGTAGATCAGATTCACCTGAGAATCATCTTAACACAAGCTTCAAAATAAAGATATAAGAGATAAAAGTACCTTAAGGCTTAAATTTTCATATTTACAGAGAAACAGTGCTGAAtatggatttatttattaatattgtattgttttcatcATGAGACACAATATGATTTTATgagcatatattatatatcatcaGTGTTTATAGAATACTGGCCACCTGCATATTTTATTACAAACAGTGTAGTTAGTCCTGTGTAAAGAGATATAATAGTATTAGCATAACTTTTTGAGTAAAAATGACTGTACTAAGTTTGGGAGAGTATTTGGGTAACCATGTTTAGAATCTGCCTATTATACTGGTGTATTTTTGTCTATATATCAAAAATATAAAGAGCAGGACATTCCAATAGAAAAATCTGGGATTTTCAGGTGATGAAAATAGGCCTCAGTGTAGAGGTGATCATATAAAACATTAGAGACgttttatatgaaaaaatatgAAGAGCAGGACATTCCAATAGAAAAATCTGGGATTTTCAGGTGATGAAAATAGGCCTCAGTGTAGAGGTGATCATATAAAACATTAGAGACGTTTTCCAATACATCTACTCCTTAATATAATAAAAGGTTCCTGCTGGTTCGTGGTTCCTTCGTtaaatttaaatttgttaaaGAACCAAGCTGGCTCTTCCAAGGCGTCATTCCAAGAACCCCCTTTTTTGGCACCTAATTTATGTTTGGGAGTGCAGGTGAGATGATTTGGGGGAAATTTTAAACAGTGCAGGTGCAGTGCGTCCCCAGGTTTGGAGTTGAGAACTCCTGCTTTAGGAAACCGTTTTCTTGCCCCCCAGGTCcccctcttttctctctatcCGCATGTAGGGTTCGAAAGCGGAGGAGCCGCAGCCGTAGCCGGCGCTCAGTTCGTGATGCGCTCCGCTCAGAAGGGGCACGGAGAACAGTGAGGGCGGCGGAACCCCCAGGCGAGGCGAGGGAGGCGTGCCCccgagagaagagagagacaggccGAAAGCCCCACCTCCGCCCCCGCCGGTCACCGCCCCCGGAgggctgctggtgctgctgagGCCGGGCGACGAGGAGGCCACGGACGGGCTGCCCAGCAGAGAGCCGTTACCCGGGTGGGGAGGAGCGAGCAGAGGGTTGGGCGGAGGGGCAGGAACGGACAGCAGGCGACCCTGTTCCAACAACCGCAGAATGTTACAAGTGGCCAAAGACTCAGAGGCGGAGGACGAGCGCTTGTCCGAATCCTTCGTCTGGTCCTTTTTCTGCTTGGTGCGCCGATTCTGGAACCACACCTTTACCTGTTGGAATGAGAAAGAACAGACTTAACTggctaaaagaaaaaatattttttttgttctattttaatGGATATTATTTGTGTGTTACTCTCTAGAGAGACGTTTTTTTCGAGAAGATCCAAACAAATTCCAAAACAACATACCTAACACATTCTAACACACCTTCACCTGTTAGAATAAAGAAGAAGACTCtgactaaaagaaaaaaataataaaaaacatgtgTCCAGAGAAAGGAAAGTATATCTACACAATACAgtccaaaaaaattaaacacattcaACTTACATTGTGAAATGTTGGATAAATTGAGACATTAGGTAAAATTGGACAGTTTAGCAATACAATTGTGTGAAGTAAAAAacgaaaaagtttttttaaatattatatagagagtgctctctttaaaaaaaaaactatttccacAGAGTAACACACAACGAAGCGTCCATTAAAATAGAACAAAattctttattctttctctctctggacgTTTCTGCTTTTTCAGCTCAAATCAGATTAAGATTTTCAAATGAACAAAGCGCCCTATTTAAAGGACTGCACTCAACAAATATGTAAGAGGATGCGTAATTTACTGCAATGCACTGTAATGCTTTAGACACTTTTCTTTAGTGGCAGTGAACACATTGGTCATCATTCACAAATATATTACTAAAAATTTGCTCTAAAATGTTCTTTAATAACGTCCAAATAAATCTTCCTCAGATTCATGTGTTTTAAAACGCAGGATTTTGGCACTCTTTTCTTATTCGCGAAGTGCGGACCGCGCTCAGTGTTGGCTGAGGTAAAGGAGGAGGAACTCTGGAAAACTTGAACACGGTGTTCAGACTAATTGTGCTATCTTGCCAAACCGTGCTACTCTAGTGTATATTTGAgggtaataataaaaaacatattagaaCATGCTCTTTAATACTACATAAAAACATCCATATTAGAGCAAGCTCCAGGCAGAGGTAGGCTATTTGGATAGTCTAAATCACTGTAACAGGGTCAAGTTAGGGTAATATATCagataatatcgaatataaatcattttttgtattttttaattttataataatcAAGTATGAAACAAAATGGTAAATGTCAGAACCAGATCCTTGTCTTAATAATGATGGTGAAAACGTTGCGTGATGGTTACATGTAGTGCAACTgaaattctatttaattttattaaatgtaagagaaaaacagtaaaaaaaatgaaaaaaaagaaagaaaaaaacaccattacttgttaaaaaaaaaaaaaaaaaaaaaaacttctaaaatagAGACTGAACCATACTTGGTAAAAGATTCACATTTACTCTATTTCATAGAACAGATGCTGTAACTGCAGTGTTTGCCCCCTGACAGTGAGGGGCACACAGGTCATGGAAGGATATGAACTCTGCTGAACTCAGCTTGTTCTGCAATTTTAATTGAAGCTGTGTGATATAGCGTGTTTCTGTGTCTGCTGTGATCAACCATGCTTgagaatgagaaaaaaatcaGAGCAATAAAAAATGCATCCTGCCCTGACCGAGTTTCTACCCATCGCCTCCTGCTACATTTAACCCTCAGGGAGCTGAGGCAGttacatatagacacacacacacaaacaaactacaTGTGGACACATAAAACTAATGACAGATATATGTAGCCTCTTTGGTTGGCTTGATCCATACAGTTTGTTTTTTATGTCCACAAAAGGGTTTTATACCTTGTTCAATAGtgttagtaaaaatatatatcttactACCTGTGCTTTTTAAGCCCAATCCTAAATCTTACCCTAACCCAAATTCACAACCTAGTCCACACAGTCtgaatgtatgtatgaatgtatgaatcTCCTATTAGCAGTTTagccagctcatttttttttacattgcgtTTTAAATGCAGTACAATAAAAGTTAGTCAATTTAAacaagattttttattattaattttaactgtttttgaaTAAAGCTGTAGGTGGATCAGAAAGAAAAGTATTAATCGCAAGATAAACAtaagataaaaacataaatattgcAAAAAGCATTTTACTCCTAAAAGCTACAGTGTTGTCTAGTTTTCCTATAGACTTaactatgtataaaaaaaacaaccaaaatgcacacacacaggggtgtcctataaaaatgtttctttttgttttaacaaAGAAATAATCAGCAAAATagtttaaaagataaatataaataattgaaaataCTTCATAGAATAGATTCTACACTATTACTAggacaatgtttatatttaagcaCATTTGTGCTGCTGTACAAAAATCTCAGATTTTCTGCTTTATGTTAAATCTTAAACTTAATTATTTAACTGATTAACATGATTTATGGTTAACAACctttaaataaatgagaaaataatgAAGTATTTTCCCATGTGGACTGGGAATCTTGGGCTCCACTGTACACACACAGTACTTTAGTATACTGAACTAAAACAACAGACTTTGTTCCTTTGTTGagtttgttgtgtttgttgtgCCCATACAGACAAGTACACACACTTACAGGAGGCAGGTTGTTTGACTGTGACTGCTTTAATGGACTAGTTATCTCTGTGTTCACTGCTGGAATAAGGCTGGTGTGCTGTAGGCCTCCGCAGCACAGCCCAGCAGGGCAAGCGGAAAGAAAGCCAGTGGCCATTTCATGATATACTTTTACTCACACTCTCTGTATGTGTCATGCGCTAAATGCATGGGCTTCCATTATTGGAAAGGCATTCATTCAAAAGTCACCGGAGAGCAGTGAAACAGGGATGGTGAAGTGAAGCATGAAAACGACTGAATCATGCACATTCTGTGCATTTCCTGCTGAACGACGGCTTCTCTCTAATAGCCTGGAGAGCAGTCGACACAGCAGGACATTTCACCCTAGAGAGCACATACAAGTCCCTCACGTAAACAATATGACCACCCTCTGCATGAGCCAAAACGCACAGTCATGTAACCTTGGGGTCCATCATGCATGTGCTGAGGCGACAGACAGACATTAACTCATGGCAAGGGTGATggtgacacacatacacacatatttgtttttataccATGTCAGCATGTTTCCTATATGTattatacatacagtactgtgcagcaGTCCTGGGACCCTGGGCTATATGGGCTTTTATCACTGAAAATTCCACTAGAATTTGTATCTAGAAACAAATCTCAGTgtgttaaaaagaaagaagaatttCTTGTTTTCTGTAAATACAATCAGATCTTTCGCTTCTTTGCAGATTTCTCCTCAATGTCCCTGCTGCTCTATTCAAATCTACTAGTAGCAGATCCTGATCTGTTTTAAAGAGGCACTGATTAACCAAACCGTGTACTGGACAATAACTacagcagcatgtctggtcttcaaccagtcaaaacgggcacatgtcaccccactgctcattgagctccattggctaccagttgatgctcgcatcatattcaaagctcttacaatcacctacaagctgatgacagaacagctccttcctacctgcactgatcactcctgaaggcttacgctacgcATCatattcaaagctcttacaatcacctacaagctgatgacagaacagctccttcctacctgcactgatcactcctgaaggcttacgctacctcctggccgctgtgctcctccaatgaacgtcgcctcgctttaccaaacactcacacaaagcaatccagacagttctcatacagagttccccaatggtggaacaaactaccttccactacctgAACAGGaactcgctatctttaagaaactcctgaagacagagctcttcaaagagcacttactctctctcactcctctatcccattatttcccttcgacctcttttaagccctatctaaagattttttacctttaaacttctattacctttgtacttgactattgtaagtcgctttggacaaaagtgtctgccaaatgtaatgtaatgtaatgtaatgtaatgttcaaTAATGGCTAAAGAAACACACTAACATTAGTGCTTTGAGCCAGGAAAACTCTCTTAAATATGATATTATCcatattttatcattaaaaattCTGTAAAACAGTCTGTCCTGTTTTCTCAATGTTTACAACTAATAATTTTTGCCCCACGAAACACAATTCAGCTCACATAACACACAGTTTAGATCACTTGCATAACTTATCTATAAGGGTAGGGTGATCAGACACTGCAGTGGGAATCCACATTAAGAAGGGAGCAGACGAGCAGGCAGAGCAGTGAGATCATGGCTTCAGCTCGGCCATTAGTGTGTGGATAATGAGATTGTTAGTGATCCCTCTGAGCATGCTGACGCCACAGTCTTtatctaaacacacacatattcagtacacagtgaggaagagagaaagagggggagaatAAATCAGTGAACCACTGGTTTTTAATTCTGGTCCTGCACATTAGAACTCTGGGAAATTCACTAAATGATTGTGTGACTTACTCTCTTAAAAAGTAccacacagtttttaatcataattGTCGTAGACTGTTGATATTACTGTCTTTTGTatgtttttccttctttctctctctgttatgtTCTGATGTCTGCTCAATCCTGGTGCCAGTTTGGTTGTGGCTGGTTGCCACACCTAACAGCCCCTACTTCCTGACTGTCGTAAATTTCCAGCAGTTTAGTGGGTGGAGCAAAGCCCACTTTTCAAGCACGCGGAGAAAAGCCCATGATGGCGAACAAAACAAGGATGAAAaagtggaggagaggagagaagaaagCAAATCTCCTCCATCGTACATCTACACTATTGGAATGAAATCCGCTTTAATGGGATCCAGGGTTCAGCGCTGGGGCAGAGATTACGCAGAGAGATCTGCGTGACCTGgatttgctctctttctctctctctctagcactGCTTCAATCCACTCTGCTCTGCTGCAGTGtgcatttcaccttttttttacagcatgctAAACAGTATGCTGCCGCTTTATTCAACaatacagtgtgtgtataatataattaacattctgttatttgacttgacttgacatgaaCACAGATTGCAGATTTTGTTTTGGGGTGAACCTTCTACGaagacaattatttttttctatgatATTGTTCAGTATCAAAACAGCTGCGCTGTTACTTTGGAATGTATGATAAACTAgggaaataataaaacaaatacaatcaTTTGTATTACACAAAAATCATTCCTAACAGCTGAGTGTGGTGGTAAAGTGTTTCCTCGAAGCCTAGGTCTAAGCCAAGAACCATTAAGGAAACTTTATTTTTAGGGCAGTGTCACTGGGAAGCTCTCTAATAGACTTAATCCAGACCTAATCCATAAATGTACTTCCTTATGTGAAAATGTACAGTAATCTACACAAGAATTTTAGCTGAAGCACAATGAACCTTAAAACAATAGGTTCCAACAGCTGAGCATGATGTCACAGCTCATCCTCTACAGATACAAGTGTTGGAAAAATCTTCTTCAGTTTGATCTCTAATGCATATGATACTCTCTCTACCCCACTCTGCTCAGAGTAATTTGAAAATTCCACATAGCTCTACTATCCATACCATCCTAACGGGTTCTGAGTTGGAAACTGCCTGAGAGGTGAAGTGGATAACTAATAACAGTGGAACTTTAATCTTTTAGAGTGACCCAGCAGATGAAAATCCACAGCGAGAGGGACACCTGCCCCTGACCTTTTGCTGACCTCATGCAAAGGCTAACACGCTAACTGACCTCGTTGATCCTATACATGTGATAACAGCCGGCTGAGCAAAACACAATCATGCATTCCGGTTATTAAGTGACTGCTTTGTGACCTCGACCACTCTGTGGAGACTGGAGGTCTGGGCTAAACCCGATTTATGCTCCTCAAGGTCCTACTTCAGATTTTCCACCTTGCCTTTATTAAGGACTCTGGTGTTATGACACAGTGGTCAATCAGCTGCACAAATTGCTCAATTAAATGGCATGGCATGGACATGTTTTGAATGTTTTGAGAGCAGTTGCCCTCTGTGTTATCTGCCTGTTTATGATCCGGCACCCATGTAAACATTCAAGGTAAATGCTACCCAGCTTTTACGGCTTGCAATGTATGCATATGAAATGACCTACAGTGAATGTGGTCGCAGCACAGAGTGCACTCGAGGATGATCGCAGTCATGTGGTGTGCAAAGTCTCAGTCAGCCTACAGCATCTCTTATGCAGCTCCATATTTAATGATGAGGGCATGGTAACATAACATCTTTTACCAAGTCACACTGCAAGAAGTGCAGTTGCTGAGTGTATTACTGGCAAAGCTGTGTCTGCAATTCAGGGTGGTGCTCTTGAACCAGCATCAAAAGAAGAACTAGAAACTGTTTGACCTTTGTTTGATCCCAAGAGATCCCAGAGATGAGCTTTCTAGGTCACACTGTAATGTGGACTGAGAATAGAAAATTGCTACATATGCTAGAGCTTGACCCAAACTCACAGGAGAGTTAATAGGCAGCCAATTAATCATGAGAGATGGGGTGGAGAAGGAGTTGACCTAGCACTGGCTTGGGTGTGTAGTGCCTGACTCTACTTCAAATCCATTCTCTATTATATTTTTCCCTCAAT is a genomic window containing:
- the vax2 gene encoding ventral anterior homeobox 2, with protein sequence MFDQATSMGDGVAEERNHCAPSSVCRDRARECKSRPELGSRSPAQSSADTPGTSASTPTSSSEDGHEKVLGVDPDYCRRILVRDAKGTIREIVLPKGLDLDRPKRTRTSFTAEQLYRLELEFQRCQYVVGRERTELARQLNLSETQVKVWFQNRRTKQKKDQTKDSDKRSSSASESLATCNILRLLEQGRLLSVPAPPPNPLLAPPHPGNGSLLGSPSVASSSPGLSSTSSPPGAVTGGGGGGAFGLSLSSLGGTPPSPRLGVPPPSLFSVPLLSGAHHELSAGYGCGSSAFEPYMRIERKEGDLGGKKTVS